Part of the Oscillibacter hominis genome is shown below.
AGCGCTGGCACTTCTCGCCCGCGGCCTCGGAGACCTCCACGCTCAGGCCCGGGAAGTTTGTGCCCTGGCCCACCACGGAGTCTGACGCGGCCTCGGCGGAGGTGATGGTGCACTCGGAGACGATGAACAGCTCCGCCAGGTTCAGCGCGGCCACCTGGGCCAGGGCGCTCATGGCGTCGCCGTCCGCAGCGTGGAGGGTCACATGGGCCTCCAGGGCCTTGCCGATCTTCTTCTGGGCACGGGCGGCCTCCAGCACCGAGTTGACATCGCTGCGCAGCCGGATCACCGTGTCCCACTTGGCCATCGCCTTGTCGCTGAGGGCGTAGTCGGAGAACACGCCGTTCATCTGGTTGAGCACCACATTGCGCGGATCGTCGCCCTCCCGGTGGGGCATGGCCTGCCAGATCTCGTCGCAGGTGAAGGCCAGAATGGGGGCCATCAGTTTGGTCATGGTGTCCAAAATCAGGTACAGGGCAGTCTGGGCGCTGCGGCGCAGCGCGCCGTCCTTCTCCTCGCAGTAGAGGCGGTCTTTGATGATGTCCAGGTAGAAGCTGGAGAGGTCCACCACGCAGAAGTCGTTGACCAGGTGGGTCAGCACGTGGAACTCATAGTTGTCGTAGGCCTTCAGACCGGCCTCCACCAGGCCGTTCAGCCGGGTCACCGCCCAGCGGTCCAGCTCCTCCATATCCTCGGGGGCCACCAGGTCGTTGGGGTCAAAGCCGTCCAAATTGCCCAGGCAGTAGCGGGCGGTGTTGCGGAACTTCAGGTAGTTTTGGGAGAGCTGCTTGAAAATCTCCTTGGAGCAGCGCACGTCAGCGTGGTAGTCGGCGCTGGCGGCCCAGAGGCGCAGCAGGTCCGCGCCGAAATCCCGGAAGATTTCCGCCGGGTCCATGCCGTTGCCCAAGGACTTGTGCATGGCCTTGCCCTCGCCGTCCACGGTCCAGCCGTGGGTCAGGCACTCCTGGAAGGGCGCACCCTTGCCCAGGGCGCCCACGGCGGTCAGCAGCGCGGACTGGAACCACCCGCGGTACTGGTCCAGACCCTCCAGATACATGGTGGAGGGCCAGAAGCCCTGTTCCTTGCGCATGGCGGCCACGTGGGAGGAGCCGGAGTCAAACCATCCGTCCAGGGTGTCCTCCTCCTTGGTAAAGCCGTGGTCCGCGCCGCAGTGGGGGCAGGTAAAGCCCTTGGGCAGGATGTCCTCCGCCTCTTTGGCGAACCAGGCGTTGGAGCCCTCCCGCTCAAAGAGGCCGGCCACGGCGGCGATGGTCTCGTCGTTGCAGATGGGCTTTCCGCACTCGGGGCAGTAGAACACGGGGATGGGCAGGCCCCACTTGCGCTGGCGGCTGATGCACCAGTCGTTGCGCTCCCGGATCATGGAGATCATCCGCTCCTTGCCCCAGGCGGGGACCCAGCGCACGTCGTCGCAGGCAGCCACTGCCTCGTCCTTAAAGGACTCCACGGAGCAGAACCACTGGGGCGTGGCCCGGAAGATGATGGGGCCCTTGCAGCGCCAGCAGTGGGGATAGGAGTGGACGATGTCCTCGCTTGCAAAGAGGGCGCCGCTCTCCTTCATATCGCTGAGGATAATGGGGTTGGACTCGTCGGTCTTCATGCCGGCGTACTTGCCGGCGTAGTCGGTGTGGCGGCCCTGGTCGTCCACGGGCACCACCATGTCCATGCCGTAGCGCTTGCAGGTCTCGTAGTCGTCGGCGCCGAAGCCCGGGGCGGTGTGGACGCAGCCGGTGCCGGAATCCATGGTGACGTAGTCTGCCAACAGCACCCGGGAGGTCTTGGGCAGGAAGGGGTGGTCGGCCAGCATGTTCTCAAAGAAGGCGCCGGGGTGGGTCTCCACGACCTCGTAGCCCTCCACGCCGCCGACCTTCATCACTTTCTCCACCAGGGCCTCGGCCATGATATAGACCTCGCCGCCCGGGGCCTTGACCAGGGCGTAGGGCTCCTCCGGGTGCAGGGCGATGCCCAGGTTGCCGGGCAGCGTCCAGATGGTGGTGGTCCAGATCACGAAAAAGAGCTTCTTGGGGTCGTAGGCGCCCAGCTTGCCCAAATCGTCGTGCATGGGGAACTTCACATACACCGTGGTGCAGGGGTCGTCCTGATACTCGATCTCCGCCTCGGCCAGGGCAGTCTCGTCCTTGGGGCACCAGTACACGGGCTTGAGGCCCTTGTAGATATAGCCCTTTTTGAACATCTCGCCGAAGACCTTGACTTCCTCCGCCTCAAAGCGGGGGTCCATGGTCTTGTAGGGGTGCTCCCAGTCGGCCAGCACGCCCATGCGCTTGAAGCCCTCCATCTGCACGTCAATATAGTGCTGGGCAAAGTCGTGGCAGGCGGAGCGGAACTCCGGAACGCTCATGGCCTTGCGGTTGAGCTTGTTCTTCTTGATGATGGCGGACTCGATGGGCATACCGTGGTTGTCCCAGCCGGGGATATAGGGGGTGTAGTAGCCCCGCATGGCATAGGAGCGGGTGATGAAGTCCTTCAGCGCCTTATTCAGCGCGTGGCCCATGTGCAGATCGCCGTTGGAGAAGGGAGGGCCGTCGTGGAGGCTGAAGAGGGGTTTGCCCTCGTTCTTTTTCAGCATCTCGTTGTAAAGGTCCGACTCCTCCCAGCGCCTCAGCATGTCCGGCTCCCGCTTGGGCAGGCCCGCCCGCATGGGGAACTCGGTCTGGGGCAGGTTGATGGTCTTGTTGTAGTCCATGTCTTGTGTTTCCTCCTATTGTTGGCGGCGTTTGCCTTTTTCAATCAGCTTGCAGGGAAAAGTGACCAGCCCGCAGTCCCGGCAGAGCATGGCGCCGGGAAAGGTGGGGAAGGGATCGCGGGTGAACATCGAGGCGTCGTCATCGTCCAGGGGCCCGAGGTCCACCTGGTCGGTGGGGCCGCGGAACAAGCGCAGCTCCTGCTGGGTCCAGAAGGGATATTTTTGGGTGTGCAGGTCGCCGGATTCCATCTCTTTCCCGCATTTGGGGCAGTTCATCTCGCAGCCTCCTAACAAAAAAATAAAACGCCCCCGTCTCCTAAGAGACAGGGGCGAAGCCTCTGCGGTACCACTCTTGGTTGCCGCATTGCTTGCGCAAAGCGGCCGCTCATCCCCCAATTGCTTGGGGCGACGGATAACGCCCGTCCTGCGTCCGCGCTTACTGCTTTCTTCAGCGGGAGGCTCCAAGGTGATTTTCCTCCGGTTCCGCCCTCCGCCTTTCACCAAACGGCGGCTCTCTTTGCGGCTTTCCCGGGCTACTCTTCCTCTTCCACGCCTTACTTCTGTTCAATTACTCTGGTATGATACCCGTTTTGATCCTTTTTGTCAACCGAACAGACGGTATTTTTTCCTGTTTTCTCCGATTTCCCGCATTTATCCCCTCTGAGCCTCACAGCCTGCCGCGACGCCGCCACAGCCCGTAGGCCGCCACAGCCGCCGCCGTGGTGGCCGCCATGACCCCAAGGGCGATCAGGAACTGGGGGGAGCCGGGCTCCTCTATGGCGTCTCCCATCAGGGTGAAGCAGATGGTCTGGGGGGCGAAGCCCAGCACCGAGCCCAGCACATAGGGCCGGTAGCGCAGCCCGGAGGCCCCCATGTACATGCTGACGATGTCGCAGGAGAATAGGCCCACGACCCGGACCAAAAAGGCGTAGATAAAGTCGTTTCCCACCCGGAAGTCCCGGAGCGCATGGAGCTTTGGATGCTTTTCCAT
Proteins encoded:
- the ileS gene encoding isoleucine--tRNA ligase; this encodes MDYNKTINLPQTEFPMRAGLPKREPDMLRRWEESDLYNEMLKKNEGKPLFSLHDGPPFSNGDLHMGHALNKALKDFITRSYAMRGYYTPYIPGWDNHGMPIESAIIKKNKLNRKAMSVPEFRSACHDFAQHYIDVQMEGFKRMGVLADWEHPYKTMDPRFEAEEVKVFGEMFKKGYIYKGLKPVYWCPKDETALAEAEIEYQDDPCTTVYVKFPMHDDLGKLGAYDPKKLFFVIWTTTIWTLPGNLGIALHPEEPYALVKAPGGEVYIMAEALVEKVMKVGGVEGYEVVETHPGAFFENMLADHPFLPKTSRVLLADYVTMDSGTGCVHTAPGFGADDYETCKRYGMDMVVPVDDQGRHTDYAGKYAGMKTDESNPIILSDMKESGALFASEDIVHSYPHCWRCKGPIIFRATPQWFCSVESFKDEAVAACDDVRWVPAWGKERMISMIRERNDWCISRQRKWGLPIPVFYCPECGKPICNDETIAAVAGLFEREGSNAWFAKEAEDILPKGFTCPHCGADHGFTKEEDTLDGWFDSGSSHVAAMRKEQGFWPSTMYLEGLDQYRGWFQSALLTAVGALGKGAPFQECLTHGWTVDGEGKAMHKSLGNGMDPAEIFRDFGADLLRLWAASADYHADVRCSKEIFKQLSQNYLKFRNTARYCLGNLDGFDPNDLVAPEDMEELDRWAVTRLNGLVEAGLKAYDNYEFHVLTHLVNDFCVVDLSSFYLDIIKDRLYCEEKDGALRRSAQTALYLILDTMTKLMAPILAFTCDEIWQAMPHREGDDPRNVVLNQMNGVFSDYALSDKAMAKWDTVIRLRSDVNSVLEAARAQKKIGKALEAHVTLHAADGDAMSALAQVAALNLAELFIVSECTITSAEAASDSVVGQGTNFPGLSVEVSEAAGEKCQRCWMHSLQVGEDPNHPGLCPRCANVVRKLPQF
- a CDS encoding PF20097 family protein; translated protein: MNCPKCGKEMESGDLHTQKYPFWTQQELRLFRGPTDQVDLGPLDDDDASMFTRDPFPTFPGAMLCRDCGLVTFPCKLIEKGKRRQQ